Part of the Ignavibacterium album JCM 16511 genome, TTCATTATCAGTCCATAAAGTTTTCTCAAGCTGATTTGGGTTATTCTTTATCACTGAGTCAGCTGCTTTAAGAATAATTTTAGTGGAACGGTAATTCTGTTCGAGTTTAAATATTTTAACTTTTGAAAAGTCTTTCTGAAACTCCTGCATATTGCTTACCTGAGCACCACGCCAGCTATAGATACTTTGTGCGTCATCACCAACTACTGATATCAGACCGTTTTTCGGAACGAGTGTTTTCAAAAGCTCATATTGAGCTTTATTTGTGTCCTGAAATTCATCAACCAAAACATATTCAAACATTGAGCGATATTTTTTCAGGATGGCCGGCTTATCATTAAAAAGATAAATCGGTTTAAGAAGTAAATCATCAAAATCCATTGCGTTGAATGAATAAAGTCTCTTTTCATAATCTTCAAATATATCTGCTACTTTCTCATCAAAGAAAGATTTGACATAACTTTTTCTGAACTCTTCCGGAGTTACCATATGATTTTTAACAAAGCTGATTCTATGTCTTACTGCTCCCGGTTGAATTTTATCCTGATCAATATTAAGCTCTTCCATTATGTTCTGAACAAGCGAAAGCGAGTCTATTGTATCATAAATTGAAAAGTTACTTCTGTAGTTTATATGCTTTGATTCAATTCTTAAAATTTTTGCAAAGATAGAATGAAAAGTTCCCATCCAGAGAGAATCCGCTTTTTTAGGCACGAGTTCTTTAATTCTCTCCTTCATTTCATTTGCTGCTTTATTGGTAAATGTAAGTGCCAGAATACTTTCGGGTTTGAAATTCTTTTTTAGCAAATATGCAATTTTATATGTAAGTACTCTAGTCTTTCCCGAGCCGGCACCAGCAATTATAATCTGCGGACCATCAATATATTCTACTGCTGCAAGTTGGGCGGGATTTAATTCTTCTTTGAATGAACTCATATTGATTCCTGTCTTCCGAATAATTTTTATTAAAAACAGGTGCAAATATAAAGAATTATGAGTCTATTATAAAGGAAGAAGATGAGTGATATTAGTTAAATGTTGTAGGTTGTTTATATGAGATAAATATTCCCCCGCTTAAAGCTCATTTTAAGCGGGGATTGAATCAATTATTTCTCTTTATAGAGAATTTTAGAGAATAAATCATAGAACCAGGCAATAAGAACACCTAAAACAAAACCAACAACCAATCCCCAAATGAAACCTACAATTCCACCTACCCAGCTGTAAGAGTAACCATAAAAAACCGAACTGAACTTTGACATAATTTCTCCGGGAGAATTTCTCCAGAGCAGAAACCAAGTCAAAAATAAAAATGAAAGCCCCATTACAACCCCAATTGACAATCCGAAAGCACGCTTTCTGAGAGTCATATTGCCTCCTGTAGTTAGTTAATATTTTTGGGTTAATTAGCCAAGTCAGAAATTCCAGAACAGATTATTTGAATGGGAGAAAAGAATCAAATTCTCATACTCGCACGAGTAGAAAAAAAATTAAATTTCTGTGTGTTATGTAAATTATATTTTATTTCATCAGTACAAATTTTTTAACAGATGATAATTCTCCATACTTCAGCTGATAGAAATATACTCCGCTTGATAATCCGTAGTTCTTTGAATCAAATTCGATTTCATAATTTCCAGCTTCTTTATCTTCATTTATCAATGTTGCTACTTCTTTTCCAAGTACATCGTATATCTTTAATTCTACTTTTGATGTCTGACCTTTAACATCTGCTGGCAAACTGAATTTTATCTTTGTTATTGGATTAAATGGATTTGGATAGTTCTGTTCTAACACAAATCTATCCGGCAATCCTACTATCACTTCAATCTCACTTGAATATTTATAACTTCCATCAAAATCAATTTGTTTTAATCTGTAGAGATATTTACCTGAACTGATATTCCTGTCAACATAACTATAATTCTGTGATTGTGTTGTTGTTCCAACTCCATTTACGAAATTTATTGTTTTCCAATTGCTGTTATTATCTTTTTCAACCGCTGCACGCTGAATTTCAAAACCTTTGTTGTTGGTCTCGGTAGCAGTTGACCATACTAAGTTCACATCATTGCCATTTACGGTTGCGTAAAAAGTAGTCATCTCAACAGGAATAATATCAGTTCCACCTGAAAAACAAATTACTCTGCCATCTCTTGAGCAAGCAACAAATTCAACGCTAAGGTTACCATCAATATCATCCAAATCAACTACATGCTCTGCTGCAGTTGAATTTCCTCCGCCACCAAAAGCATACTGAAATTTAATTTGTCCGGTTCGTCCATCATAAATATGAACAATGTTATTCAGCGAAGCAGAACCAAATTCAGGATATCCATCACCAGTCAGATCACTGAGCACATCTTTTCCAAGGATATTTCCACCAGTATTATTCTGCCAGATAACATTTCCATTCTGACCTTCAAGTAAAAAGATATTTGGATTTATTCCACTAACAAGTACATCGGGATAACCTGAATTATTCATATCAGGAGTAACTCTAAGGTCTTCGATAAAGACATTCCCAATATTTGCCTGCCAGAGTTGCTGTCCGGTGTTTCCATCAACCACATAAACTCTACCTGTTGTAGTACCGATTACAACATCTGAGCCCGGCAATCCTCCGATATCCGATATTTCTTTAACCGTCCACGGAGTTCCAGTTGTAGGAAATACCCATCTTATGCCTCCTGTTTGATTGAACCCAATCACTTCATTCAAAGTTCCAACTCTTGAACCAGCTGCACCACCAGCATCAGTTGAAGTAACCATATATTTCAATTTTTGTTCAGGTGCCTGATTAATTCTCCAGATTTCCTGACCATTTGCGCCATTGAGAAGATAAATCGAAAATCTTCCTTCGCCTGTTGATTCATTACCACTGGCAGTGCAAAGAACATCAGGAATACCATCACCAGTTAAATCTCTTTTTACATCTAAACCCATAATGTCACCATCGTTGGTTGTTGAGGCATTTCCAAATTCCCACAGCACCTCGCCGGTTAATCCATTCAAAGCATAGACGAATTCATTCCCACCACCAGTGCCAATCACAACATCTTCGTGACCATCATTATTCAAATCAGATGCAATCTGCAAACACTGTTCGTAATCAACCGAACCAGTATTAATACTTCCAAAGTAGGTTGAATACATCCAGAGTATATCACCACTTCCACTACTGTTTCCATTAAAAGCAAGAGTCCAGTAATTTTCAGTTGCAACAACAATATCTTTAATTCCATCTCCATTTATATCCTGAATTTTCTTTATTGAACGCGGTGTATAATCCTGCAAACTTGTTCCGGAATTTGGGGGAATTTGTCCCTGCCAGAAAATGTTTCCGAGAGTTGGGTCAGAAACAATGCCTGTCCCTGAGCAGCTTACATAAAGAACACTTCCATTTGATGCATTAGAATAAACGATTACCGAATCAGTGAATAACCTTAGAGCATCAGGATTGAACCAAACATTAAAGCTATAAGATGAAAGCGGCAGAATATTAATTGGAGTAAATAGATTTTCAAAATAAAACTTATCTGATTTTAATCTTATTGAGTCAATTGTCAGAATGCTTGAGCCACGATTTTCAATTTTTAGAGTTAGATATGAAGTTGAATTAACTCTTTTATTTCCATAAACCAATGCTGGTGGAACAAACACAATGTAAGGCGCAGTGTAAACTCCCGTTCCGGTTAACAAAGTTCTGGAATAAGCGAAGTTTGGATCGTTATGAAAGAACATTACTGAATCATTATATGTTTGATTTGAAGTTGGAGTGAATGAAACGGGAATTGAAATCGTAACTCCTGGTTGAATTATAATCGGGAAAGAAGTTCCTAATGAAAAAACTGGATTACTTACTTTAGCTGAATCAATTACCAAATTAGCTGAACCATAATTCCTGATAAGTATATTAGATGTTGAAGTCGAATCAATCATTACATTTCCAAAATTGATAGTTGTAGTAATGAGATTTATTGATGGAGTGCCGGAACCGGTCAAATCATATTTAAATAATTGTCTGCCTGATGAAGCACCAACGGGTTCAGCAAGTAACCAGAAATAATTTCCGTCCCAGGCAAGTCCTCTTGGATTTTGTCTAATACCCGGTTGTTCAGGAACATGAAAAGAGAACAAAGTATCTTTTGTAGTAAGACTTACAGCATAAATTCTTTCGTCATTATTCTGAAATCCATCCATAACGAAAAACAGAGTATCACCTTTAACGGTAATACCCGTTGGTTGTAGTCCAAATTGTTGAATTTGAATCGTATCAACGATTGATCTGGCGGCTACATTAACTTTATACAAGGCAACTCTTGTATCAGGTGAATAAACAGAAATCCATAATCCAGTTCCATCCCACGCAGCACCGCCAAGTATCATTGAAGTATTTCCACCGAAAATTTCAGGAGTTGTAATTGAATCGAGCACCACACCTGTTGTGCTGACTTTGAACAAATCGCATCTGGCAACTTTTCTCTCAACATACCAGAAATCAGTTCCATCGAAAGCCAAACCTTGCGAAGCTCTTATGCC contains:
- a CDS encoding choice-of-anchor D domain-containing protein, giving the protein MKKLFILFALLSTCIFSQTLIQTVNLPGNTFYNSGYGLVYVNGKYWISSDNSTVGSGVLNAVNDQGVQVDNLLIQYPGIRASQGLAFDGTDFWYVERKVARCDLFKVSTTGVVLDSITTPEIFGGNTSMILGGAAWDGTGLWISVYSPDTRVALYKVNVAARSIVDTIQIQQFGLQPTGITVKGDTLFFVMDGFQNNDERIYAVSLTTKDTLFSFHVPEQPGIRQNPRGLAWDGNYFWLLAEPVGASSGRQLFKYDLTGSGTPSINLITTTINFGNVMIDSTSTSNILIRNYGSANLVIDSAKVSNPVFSLGTSFPIIIQPGVTISIPVSFTPTSNQTYNDSVMFFHNDPNFAYSRTLLTGTGVYTAPYIVFVPPALVYGNKRVNSTSYLTLKIENRGSSILTIDSIRLKSDKFYFENLFTPINILPLSSYSFNVWFNPDALRLFTDSVIVYSNASNGSVLYVSCSGTGIVSDPTLGNIFWQGQIPPNSGTSLQDYTPRSIKKIQDINGDGIKDIVVATENYWTLAFNGNSSGSGDILWMYSTYFGSINTGSVDYEQCLQIASDLNNDGHEDVVIGTGGGNEFVYALNGLTGEVLWEFGNASTTNDGDIMGLDVKRDLTGDGIPDVLCTASGNESTGEGRFSIYLLNGANGQEIWRINQAPEQKLKYMVTSTDAGGAAGSRVGTLNEVIGFNQTGGIRWVFPTTGTPWTVKEISDIGGLPGSDVVIGTTTGRVYVVDGNTGQQLWQANIGNVFIEDLRVTPDMNNSGYPDVLVSGINPNIFLLEGQNGNVIWQNNTGGNILGKDVLSDLTGDGYPEFGSASLNNIVHIYDGRTGQIKFQYAFGGGGNSTAAEHVVDLDDIDGNLSVEFVACSRDGRVICFSGGTDIIPVEMTTFYATVNGNDVNLVWSTATETNNKGFEIQRAAVEKDNNSNWKTINFVNGVGTTTQSQNYSYVDRNISSGKYLYRLKQIDFDGSYKYSSEIEVIVGLPDRFVLEQNYPNPFNPITKIKFSLPADVKGQTSKVELKIYDVLGKEVATLINEDKEAGNYEIEFDSKNYGLSSGVYFYQLKYGELSSVKKFVLMK